ATGCCGAGAAACCCGACGATCGTCACGAGAAGGATCGTCTGCGGGTCGCGGCGGCGACTGCGGTACATCATCGCAAACTGCTGCGCCTGTTGATCCGAGTAGTCTTTCATGATGTTCTGCAAATACATCATTTCCTCGCCGTCTATCTCGGGAAGCAACTGCATTACGTTAGGCATTGGTGTATCCTTTCATTG
This Bacteroidota bacterium DNA region includes the following protein-coding sequences:
- a CDS encoding TM2 domain-containing protein: MPNVMQLLPEIDGEEMMYLQNIMKDYSDQQAQQFAMMYRSRRRDPQTILLVTIVGFLGIAGIQRFMTDQIGMGILYFFTAGLCFIGTIVDLINHKKIALDFNQMQAQQIAMMVKSST